tactatgccgtcctttgttatcctgtgcacttgcatatttgctacgtggcttgctgagtatgtcatatactcaccttgcaatcattcatcagaggaggagttctacagtgatgccgatggtgtggaggattaggtgtagccctggtcaagctgcctgtggagtagAGTCGTCTACGCCGTTTaccttattttccgctgcttagatctttattgattgagaggaactatctacctctgtaatgacattttattcgcttattaattagagtaataattgtactctattatcaatttgttattgtgtgcctcggctgattcctggacgagggttcacacacatgtaagcgtttggaattttggatagaaattccgggcgtgacaaaaaGGCAGAGAGGGATGGGGATTTTGTCGGGGGCTTAGCTTAGGGTGTAAGGAAACCGTGGAGGATAAGGATGCCAACACACAATAGCTGAGCTAGAGCCCTAATGGCAATCGGATAAGGGCATTGAGGTGGACGACGTGGATAAGGGTTGATTTCCTTCAACACTAAGGTTTTGTGGCTCCATCATCACCCTACAGCTCCTAGCCTGTGAGCCTCGGTGCTAGCTTGAGAGGGTGCGCATCGTTTTGTCCAGCGGTTGCATGGAGGGGCAACGGGACGCGTGCACATGAGCGACGGCAGAGCGACGCGAGATGGCGACGGCGCTGACACGCGCACATGGCGGCGCAGCCTTTGTGCGGGGTTTCGGCGGCTCGGTCGGGTGGTGGGCCCACGCGGGCGCGGTGCGTCGTGGTGCGGCGCACAGTCACGATGCGGCTGGGGTTGGGAACGTGCGCGTACCTGCGGTGTTGGGTCGCTGGGTGCTCAGCTTGGGCTAGAACTCAGGTCGAGCACCTGGCGGCCCATGAACAGTTGcgccaggaaaagaaaaagaaagagaagagaaaggataagggaaaaaggaaagggTTAATCTGTAAATTTGCCAGGAAAcctaatttaatatttagtgTCCAAAAATCTAGATTTTAATCAAAAGTTGTGATGGCACAATTATATTTCCATAGCATTATTTAAATGAGGTTTAATCCCAAAGATTATCCAATATAACTTCTAGGCtttgatatttcttaaaaactaattaaatattctAATGTGACCTTAATAATACAATAGCACATTCGTCGAGTTTATTTGTATAACAATGTATTTTACATGGACACGTTTAATCTATTATTCCATAAAAGTAAATTGAGACTTGGTACAATATTGATCTAAATGCTTAATTAAACACTCAcaaaaatgtattttatatataaagctcaattCATTTACATggccaatttttttatatgagtGAATTTTATGCCCAGAAAGATAGGTTAAATATTAATGTAAATATTCCAATGAAATACTCATCTACAAATAGGATCACTATagtggtgatcatcatttcatgtggatAGGTTGTCCTTTTAAATTGGTTTTACCTCTATAtgaatcattatattttaatatttgacctataaattaaattagtaattaaccttCTCTTTGTATGGCTTTGTTGTGGTGCGTAATTGTTTATAGAGTTCATAAcaaatatcttatttttataattgttACTCAGTTGTATAGCTTTAGCTTAATTTTCAGTGGTGACAATTTatagtttggcaagcaataacaaccataacatccagcatgatgcaaaagttttaaaaagttcaaaattttagtgatttttattgtcgggaattttcaggatgttacacggaccgccgtcgccgtcgtcatgtCTCcccgaggagcgccgccgccttcccatCCTCGCCTCGTCGTCCCGTCCGCTCGGTGAGCATCCCTCCCTTTCCCTCTATCTCCCCTTCGCCGGTCGCCcgcgttgcgccgccgccgctcggccggCCGGTCTCGGCCGCGCCCGCCCTGCCCTGTAGCCGCCCGTGGACCGGCGTGGTCCTGGTCCACGGCGCGCCCGAGGTCGCGGTGGACCGTGTCCACCGTGGGCcgcccccttgagccgctgacgcctagggcccacctgtcggcgccggTTCCCCTTTCATGACGTCAGCAACAGACCTTTCCTTTgagaaattatttaataattgcgtcataaatcaataataattctagaaattcatttaaatggcccaaaacttctaaaattcatatctaattcattcgaactccgaattgggccattcaacttgcaaaattcatctaaacttgagctctacatgtttgtttactttttatgtactgtttccttggcttttattagagtttttcctcgttttgtgtgccagcgtgtagaatccgtcgtttcggaagtccgcggtcgcgaggaaaacaGTTCGGAAGATCagagtgaagaagcaaggcaagtcacacattccccttgagcattttgatcctaatttacaaatgttttatcgtttgcaaataaaattgcatgtcttgctaattacatgggatccgggtattacctatctatttgcttgtgccatgtttacttgaaaTCTGTTCTTTGTCAACagtgggtaataaatcgactagctcatgttacttatgtgacctagctagaactatatgcttagccatgcttaattaccactagctcagttgatggaataattacagtattagacctttttagtatcacaatgagctgcgtgctcgagacatctggccatgcttcatggtcgtaattatacaactaaaatgtgactgaatggtgggctgtgggtgcatggttttgctagtcgcatccatggcaattaaggaccggttcgcgggatgccctggaagaacttatcatacttaccacaagccagcgtgggcaacggctaggcttgtagtgtagctttcctctagccgacgtacccagacgagggtgggcgtgatggagttgggtcggccggagtgtccggttgatcggcttccggattcaccgcagcacgagaggggggctgcccgttgcctgctggggacgggggagAACCCTGATgtgtggtgcgattggttagaggggtttatgcgaagggtcctatcacggcctctttccggtatgtcgtggtggcatgtcggcgcacagaaacgtgtcgtggggctgtgtcttgtgggtacagttgtacacctctgattagagttaaactattcgaatagccatgcccgcggttatgggcggtcgaacagattcaccgtgattagtcccaccttaataaatcgactcaatgcactgtagttcaggtgggttggttgggcctgttcaacgtgatgtagcgttgatcagtagaaatttaatgttactttaattactcaaccgTTTTATTGTTTTGCTTAAtcaaatgttttacaaccgcctttatgcaaatagccaccagccatccttgtatccccttgcacgtctgcatcattggtgtggcttgctgagtacggtggttgtactcagccttgctattattcccccttttcagaagtgtagtgcttctgagctgaagacgaagttagaagaccaaggctcagaccccagttgagttttgcctgtggagtggagctgaagccccgctagaaTCGCCTTTTTCTGCGGCTgttgcttttgtttcggtgtgaggactaagtgcctcttctgtaagtattttacgctttatttacgtttggaactgtttattacttgtcgttttgtataccctggctggtcctggatagagatttaatacacaaaatagtctggaaatttgggctaaatttctaggCATGACAGTGCTGAACCTGAATTCCCAATGCCATACAGTAATCATCGAAAGCATGAGATGTAAATTCGGCAGCGTTGTCCATATGGATTGATTGAATCCTATGTTCACGGTAATTTGCCTTCAGCCTTATAATTTGAGACATTAGTTTGGCAAAGGCATGGTTTCGTGTTGATAGAAGACACACATGAGACCATCTAGTAGATGCGTCAATCAAAACCATAAAGTAACTGAACGGTCCAGATCTTGGCACAATAGGGCCACAGGTATCTCCTTGAATGTGTTCAAGGAATTTTAGTGGTTCGGCTCTAATTTTGAGATAAGGTGGTCTCAAAATCAGTTTCCCAGTAGCACATGCAGTGCATACGAAATCAGAGGATTTGGGAAATTTATCAGTGATCAAAAGATGACCAATAGAGTTGCcaataatttttctcatcatcccGATACCGAGGTGCCCAAGTCGATCATGCCAAGTGTGGAATgcatcaacattttgaaaaCTTACTTTATACGCAACATGTGCAATGGGCTTAATGCGTTTGCCATATCCGTTTTGTTTggttaagagaagaaattcttctCGATTATGCATATGGGTTTCAACGTGAAACCCATTTTGACGGATATCTCTATAACTTAGTAGGGTACGGGTTGAATCAGGATACAATAAAGCATCCTCGATTGTAATTTGTGTATCCATTGGGAGTGTAATGGTTGCTCGTCCGGAGCCAACTATCACAGTATCGCGCCCAGCAATAGTCAAAACtttgccttctctctttttgagaGTTTGAAAGTATTTGATCTCCCTAAGTATAGAGTTTGTGGTACCACTGTCCACAAGATATAATTCCTCTCCAATCGGAGCGATATCCTTAGACATCTATAATGAAAGAAGAATTGCTTGATTAAGAATTCTTtatccaatatatatacatacatacaataattaaaacatcaaatacatagtatgacatttacatatgttaaaagTACAAACTCTAATGACTAGCAAACCATACAACCTTACAATATAAGGGAGTTCGTACTTATCTACTTATTACAACCAATATTGTTTGGCAAACTTATAGGACATCAATATACTGTTTCAAGCACACTGACATAAGAACAGCTTCATCTCCAAGTGGGACGCACCGAGATTATTGCAAATCTTCAAGTGGGTCTGTTGAGCAGTATTCGATGAACATATCGTCCATCGCAGAGAGTGGAGCGACATCTTCCGGGAGAACATTGAGGTTGCTCTCTGGTTCAATAGGAGCCTGGTGAGAACTTGCAACCTCAGGGTGCTCTTCATGTGTAAGATTGAAGTGGGCTTCAAATCTTGGGTTCTCAGAAGATTTTTTGTCCTTGAGGGATTTTTGGTACAAGAGAACAAGATGTTTCGGGATACGGCAGTCTTTAGCGACATGAGTGTCAGATCCACACCTGTTGCAATGCTTGTTGCCATTGCTACGAGGTTGTGGTGCCTTAcccttcccttttcctttctttcgaCCCTTGAATTTGCGCCTGTTGTTGTTGCATTTGCGCTTTCCAGTCAGATTCTTAGGATTATTCAAAGAATTTCCCTTGAATCATTTCTTATTCTCAGCATTATTCTGTACATTGAAGTGCACCTCAGGCAGCGGAGCAGAGCCCGGGGGGCACTGTTGGGCATTCTTTAAAGAAAGCTCATGGTGTCTTTCTGCCTGAGTCAATGTATGTATAAGCAGAGAATGTTTCTGGAAATTGTTAGCGCGATACTGTTGAGTCAGTATCCTGTCCTCCGGAAGCATAGTTGATAGAgttttctctatcttctctgcCTCCGTTGGCTCTTGTTCGCAAAACTTCAACCTGGAGCAAATGTTATGAACAACATGGTTGTATTCTGCCACAGTTTTAAAGTCCTGTAGGCGTAAATGAACCCACTCATAATTAGCCTCAGGCCAAATGAGTTCCTCTTGCTGATCATAATGCTCTTTTAGAGCTTTCCAAAGGTTGAGAGGGCTCGTCTCTAACATGTATTCATGTTTGAGATCCTTGTGAATGTAGAGCCTTAGAAGGAAAAGGGCTATATTTAACTTCCTGTTCTCAATTGGCGGGTCCCCATCATTGGGTTCCTCAATTGTATTTAAAATCCCCCGAGAggcaaaattgattttgatatcGGAAGCCCAGATGGGATAGTTAGTCCCATTGAGGGCAAGTTCGTCGAACTCTTTTGTTGCCATGTCCCTACAATCATGGTTAACATTATCAATTTACAgaggtaaattaataaaaacatgatattaAGGTTGTAATCTCAATGCGAAATGTAAGACTTCATATTTTGTAATGTTTCGAAGAGATGCAGGTAATAGACCTGACAATTTGAGTTAGAATTCGAAATTAGGTGGCACAATGCGGATAATCTCCAAGTGATTAAACAGTGGAGTAGATCCCTTAATAATGGGCAAGTTATACTTGCTGCCTAAAACACGGTCT
The Oryza glaberrima chromosome 8, OglaRS2, whole genome shotgun sequence DNA segment above includes these coding regions:
- the LOC127783070 gene encoding uncharacterized protein LOC127783070 encodes the protein MATKEFDELALNGTNYPIWASDIKINFASRGILNTIEEPNDGDPPIENRKLNIALFLLRLYIHKDLKHEYMLETSPLNLWKALKEHYDQQEELIWPEANYEWVHLRLQDFKTVAEYNHVVHNICSRLKFCEQEPTEAEKIEKTLSTMLPEDRILTQQYRANNFQKHSLLIHTLTQAERHHELSLKNAQQCPPGSAPLPENLTGKRKCNNNRRKFKGRKKGKGKGKAPQPRSNGNKHCNRCGSDTHVAKDCRIPKHLVLLYQKSLKDKKSSENPRFEAHFNLTHEEHPEVASSHQAPIEPESNLNVLPEDVAPLSAMDDMFIEYCSTDPLEDLQ